TGACGCGTCGCCCTGCATCCCGGTGGCGATGCTGCGTGAGCGCTTCGGCATGGATCGACCGGGTGGCCTGGTGCCGGATGATCCGGCGCTTTCGTATCGATACGCGGATGTCCCGTGGGGCAGGTTCAGTCTGCGGATTCGCACCATGCTAGGTGGGGCCACATGCGTGGATGGCGTGGTGTTGAATAACAGTCGCCCGCCCCCGTAGCAGCGCTGGCCCGCCCTGCGGCCGTTACACGGGCGCCGCCCTGGATGCGTCACAGGCGGTGAGAGCGACGCGGCCTAAGCTGCGCGCATGGGCAACCGATACGCCTTATCCAGCGGCTTCGCATTGCGCGCAGCCATCGCCGTTAGCTCGACCATTTCTCATCTCCAAAGCAGCCGCGCCATGTTCCAAAGGGGGTACACACCCCGGATCGGACCCTGGCGCCCAGAACGTACCCCCAAAAATACCCCAGGCGGTGACGCGCTTTGACACTACAAAATGCAACGAGATGAGACGATGAAAACAAAAAACCCCAGCAATGCTGGGGTTTTGGCGTCCTACGCGAGGCAATTTGCGACGACGTGAGACTTGTATATGGCGCCCGAAGTTGGACTCGAACCAACGACCCCCTGATTAACAGTCAAGTGCTCTAACCGGCTGAGCTATTCGGGCGGGGTGAGCTAGATAGTTTGAATATCCAGCTCCGGGCTGTCAAGCCGTTTTAACTATTTCAGACAGGGCTCAAGCCGCCTTGCCCGTCAGTACGCGGTAACAGGGCACATAGGCCGTGCCGCCCGGCAGCTTCATACGGTCCTGGGCCACGAAGGCCTTCAGCAGCTCATCCAGCGAGGCCATGATGTCTGCATCGCCGTCGATGGCGAACGGACCGAACTTCTCGATCGCGCGCAAGCCATCTTCCTTCACGTTACCGGCCACGATGCCGGAGAACGCGCGGCGCAGGTCAGCCGCCAGCTCATGGCGCGGACGGTCACGGTGGATCGCCAGCTCACGCATAGCTTCATGCGTGGGACGGAACGGCAGCTGGAAGGCGTACGGGATGCTTAGCGCCCAGTTGAAGAAGAAGGCGTCCTTGGTATCCAGACGATAGTTGCGCACCTTGTCGATACCGCGAACCATGGCGCGGGCCACGGCAGCCGGGTCGTCGACGATGATCTGGTAGTGCTGGGTGACGCTTTCGCCAAGGGTCAGACGAAGGAAGCGGTCGATCTGCTCGAAATACGCTGCCGACTGCTTGGGGCCCGTGAAGATCAGCGGGAACGGCACACCGGCATTGTCCGGATTCAGCAGGATGCCCAGCAGGTAGAGGATCTCCTCCGCCGTACCCACGCCGCCGGGGAACACGATGATGCCGTGCCCCATGCGCACGAAGGCTTCGAGGCGCTTCTCGATATCCGGCATGATCACCAGGTGATTCACGATCGGGTTCGGCGACTCGGCCGCGATAATGCCCGGCTCA
This genomic window from Dyella terrae contains:
- the ppnN gene encoding nucleotide 5'-monophosphate nucleosidase PpnN; translated protein: MNDMQAGKAGRPGTVSARISPAGGLDILSRNEVARLRDASGSGLHALLRRCALAVLTSGNMSDDPRSILEQFPDFDIQVLQQDRGIKIELTHAPAQAFVDGQIIRGINELLVAVVRDIVYVSTQMEQGNFDLDDSVGLTHAVFEILRNARILKPQIDPNLVVCWGGHSISRDEYEYTKQVGYQLGLRGMDICTGCGPGAMKGPMKGATIAHAKQRRRNNRYIGITEPGIIAAESPNPIVNHLVIMPDIEKRLEAFVRMGHGIIVFPGGVGTAEEILYLLGILLNPDNAGVPFPLIFTGPKQSAAYFEQIDRFLRLTLGESVTQHYQIIVDDPAAVARAMVRGIDKVRNYRLDTKDAFFFNWALSIPYAFQLPFRPTHEAMRELAIHRDRPRHELAADLRRAFSGIVAGNVKEDGLRAIEKFGPFAIDGDADIMASLDELLKAFVAQDRMKLPGGTAYVPCYRVLTGKAA